Proteins from one Deinococcus radiopugnans ATCC 19172 genomic window:
- a CDS encoding S1C family serine protease, whose protein sequence is MTAETDRLPRRDVRGRDLNPRSLLLSGVLLGGLALPGVQAQAVTPLAQKPAQSAPVSTARTTPKPLSDAEKQTLKTLFSKVRPATLRIEQCDLNQPGACDDPDGIGSGVLISADGLALTAYHVVEGARFLSAQTADKKRYAVEVVGYDDQDDLALLRVSVPRGTPFVPLASARPGVGDAVLAVGNGGGGFLQPKSGRLTGLEASAGPGGATFPPGTLQMSAPLVPGDSGGPILNTRGELTGIVSYISISRNSGPASFAVPVTASDARLADLRAGKKLDAPIIGIGLNGPFTTFLTLDAADFRRLSDVLKLGDTPGAFFTSVVRGSPADRAGLKPLELDDQDRRVSGDIVTAVDGKRIINFDEFQYAVRTYKPGDTITLSVLRGDKPLTVKLTLIGRSQTTP, encoded by the coding sequence ATGACCGCTGAGACCGACCGTCTCCCGCGCCGGGATGTCCGGGGCCGGGACCTCAACCCTCGTTCCCTGCTGCTGTCCGGCGTGCTGCTGGGCGGGCTGGCCCTGCCCGGCGTGCAGGCCCAGGCGGTTACGCCGCTCGCCCAGAAGCCGGCCCAGAGCGCCCCGGTCAGCACCGCGAGAACTACCCCCAAACCGCTGAGCGACGCCGAGAAACAGACCCTGAAGACGCTGTTCAGCAAGGTCCGGCCCGCCACCCTGCGCATCGAGCAGTGCGACCTGAACCAACCCGGCGCCTGCGACGATCCCGACGGCATCGGCTCCGGCGTGCTGATCTCGGCGGACGGGCTGGCGCTGACCGCCTACCACGTGGTGGAGGGGGCCAGGTTCCTGAGCGCCCAGACGGCGGACAAGAAACGCTACGCGGTGGAGGTCGTCGGCTACGACGATCAGGACGATCTGGCGCTGCTGCGGGTCTCGGTGCCCAGGGGCACGCCGTTCGTGCCGCTGGCCAGCGCCCGCCCGGGCGTGGGCGACGCAGTGCTGGCGGTGGGCAACGGCGGCGGCGGCTTCCTGCAGCCCAAATCGGGTCGCCTGACCGGGCTGGAAGCCAGCGCCGGCCCCGGCGGGGCCACCTTTCCCCCCGGCACGTTGCAGATGAGCGCCCCGCTGGTGCCCGGCGACAGCGGCGGCCCGATTCTGAACACCAGAGGCGAGTTGACTGGCATCGTCAGCTACATCAGCATCAGCCGCAACAGCGGACCGGCCTCCTTCGCCGTGCCGGTCACGGCCAGCGACGCCCGGCTGGCGGACCTGCGCGCCGGCAAGAAACTGGACGCGCCGATCATCGGCATCGGCCTGAACGGACCGTTTACCACGTTCCTTACCCTCGACGCCGCGGATTTCAGGCGGCTCAGCGACGTCCTCAAGCTCGGCGACACGCCCGGCGCATTCTTCACCAGCGTCGTGCGGGGCAGCCCGGCGGACCGCGCGGGCCTCAAACCGCTGGAACTCGACGATCAGGACCGGCGGGTGTCCGGCGACATCGTGACGGCCGTGGACGGCAAGCGCATCATCAACTTCGACGAGTTCCAGTACGCCGTGCGCACCTACAAGCCCGGCGACACCATCACCCTGAGCGTGCTGCGCGGCGACAAGCCGCTGACGGTCAAGCTCACGCTGATCGGACGCAGTCAGACCACGCCCTGA
- a CDS encoding S24 family peptidase: MTGASSSSELAGWLTARRTALGLQQGEVSARTLDHGGPAGRVTQPYLSRLERAARPLEALTPARQDALRRALEIPAGEWVARTGLPLLQPAPSDDALQVLELVRVPVRALASAGLPVTEDHASVIDHELVPVRDHRPGMLVLEVGGESMTTAAGGGIRPGDRIYVDPGDLDLREGLVYVLHVPGLGLTVKRLRRYGGGRNGGALWLTSDNPDHPPVKPEEVTVVGRVYFHQPRGVRL, translated from the coding sequence ATGACGGGCGCATCTTCCTCTTCTGAACTGGCGGGCTGGCTGACGGCGCGGCGCACGGCTCTGGGGTTGCAGCAGGGCGAGGTCAGCGCCCGCACGCTGGACCACGGTGGGCCGGCGGGGCGCGTCACGCAGCCGTACCTGAGCCGGCTGGAACGCGCCGCCCGCCCGCTGGAGGCGCTGACCCCGGCCCGCCAGGACGCCCTGCGCCGCGCGCTGGAAATCCCGGCGGGCGAGTGGGTGGCGCGGACCGGGTTGCCGCTGCTGCAGCCGGCCCCCAGCGACGACGCCCTGCAGGTGCTGGAGCTGGTGCGGGTGCCGGTGCGCGCCCTGGCCAGTGCGGGGCTGCCGGTCACCGAGGACCACGCCAGCGTCATCGACCACGAACTGGTCCCGGTGCGCGATCACCGCCCCGGCATGCTGGTGCTGGAGGTGGGCGGCGAGTCCATGACCACCGCCGCCGGGGGCGGCATCCGGCCCGGGGACCGCATCTACGTCGATCCCGGCGATCTGGACCTGCGCGAGGGACTGGTGTACGTGCTGCATGTCCCGGGCCTGGGGCTGACCGTCAAACGCCTGCGCCGCTATGGGGGGGGCCGCAACGGGGGCGCCCTATGGCTGACCAGCGACAACCCCGATCACCCGCCGGTCAAGCCCGAGGAGGTCACCGTGGTGGGGCGGGTCTACTTTCACCAGCCGCGCGGCGTGCGCCTGTGA
- a CDS encoding gamma-glutamylcyclotransferase family protein — protein sequence MSDSPPTTVFVYGTLMPGERNAHVAAQGGRFHARPATLPGYRLLHLWPEAYPAVIPGDGGEAVRGFALTYAPADWPLALPFLDRLEGVDEAPPLYTRERVTLALESGETLPAWVYVYALAERLERPGVVPVPGGDWTVVPDRSRNRESDR from the coding sequence GTGTCCGACTCGCCTCCCACCACTGTTTTCGTGTACGGCACCCTGATGCCCGGCGAGCGCAACGCCCACGTCGCCGCGCAGGGGGGCCGTTTCCACGCCCGCCCCGCCACCCTGCCCGGCTACCGCCTGCTGCACCTGTGGCCGGAGGCCTACCCCGCGGTCATCCCCGGCGATGGGGGAGAGGCCGTGCGCGGTTTCGCCCTGACCTACGCGCCCGCCGACTGGCCGCTGGCCCTGCCGTTTCTGGACCGGCTGGAGGGCGTGGACGAGGCGCCGCCGCTGTACACCCGCGAGCGGGTCACGCTGGCGCTGGAGAGCGGCGAAACGCTGCCCGCCTGGGTTTATGTGTACGCGCTGGCCGAGCGGCTGGAGCGGCCCGGCGTTGTTCCTGTTCCGGGTGGCGACTGGACGGTCGTCCCAGACCGCAGCCGCAACCGCGAGAGTGACCGCTGA
- the rpsO gene encoding 30S ribosomal protein S15 — protein sequence MIDKKATIQAHAKSDKDTGSTAVQVALLTARINNLGAHLAENKKDKHGQRGLQLMNGQRRRLLKYLERTNYDEYIALTDQLKIRRGQRIVR from the coding sequence ATGATCGACAAGAAAGCCACCATCCAGGCCCACGCCAAGAGCGACAAGGACACCGGCAGCACCGCCGTTCAGGTGGCCCTGCTGACCGCCCGCATCAACAACCTGGGCGCCCACCTGGCCGAGAACAAGAAGGACAAGCACGGCCAGCGCGGCCTGCAGCTGATGAACGGTCAGCGCCGCCGCCTGCTGAAGTACCTGGAGCGCACCAACTACGACGAGTACATCGCCCTGACCGATCAGCTCAAGATCCGCCGCGGCCAGCGCATCGTCCGCTGA
- a CDS encoding GNAT family N-acetyltransferase, producing MSGELNVRLLTAEDAAVYREVRLAALRADPDAFITTAAEFEARTADSIAAQLTPRQSFVTYGAFLNGELVGLTTLAREERPRLSHRANLLGVSVAPEARGQGCGDALLRAALAQARRWAVTSLHLAVTEPQTAARRLYERHGFRVWGTQPDAVRDDAGRALSEHHLCLRLDEPGG from the coding sequence TTGTCGGGTGAACTGAACGTTCGGCTGCTGACGGCCGAGGACGCCGCCGTCTACCGCGAGGTGAGGCTGGCCGCGCTGAGAGCTGACCCCGACGCCTTTATCACGACTGCTGCTGAATTTGAGGCCAGAACGGCGGACTCCATCGCCGCGCAACTCACGCCCCGGCAGAGCTTCGTGACCTACGGGGCGTTCCTGAATGGCGAACTGGTGGGCCTGACCACCCTGGCCCGCGAGGAGCGGCCCCGGCTGAGCCACCGGGCCAACCTCCTCGGCGTGTCCGTGGCCCCGGAGGCGCGCGGCCAGGGCTGCGGCGACGCGCTGCTGCGGGCCGCCCTGGCCCAGGCCCGGCGCTGGGCCGTGACCTCCCTCCATCTGGCGGTCACCGAACCCCAGACGGCGGCCCGGCGCCTGTACGAACGCCACGGCTTCCGGGTCTGGGGCACGCAGCCCGACGCGGTGCGGGACGACGCGGGCCGCGCCCTGAGCGAGCATCACCTGTGCCTGCGGCTGGACGAGCCGGGGGGCTGA
- a CDS encoding carbon-nitrogen hydrolase family protein: MTGVRVAAAAYGVDFLPDWAAYEAKIGAWVQDAADAGAELLVFPEYAALELVALLPAELHHDVLGMRPALQKFLPEFLALHARLARQHAVCIVAGSVPVAHAVGYVNRAHVFAPDGTHSWQDKLLMTRFEAEEWQISPGAGVRVFALGLRGGATLRFGVATCYDSEFPGLARRLAEGGAELLLVPSFTGSRAGFTRVRVGSMARALEGQCYAVHAPLIADAPWSYALEDAVGRASVYAPADDGLPEDGVVAEGGWNEPGWLIRDLDLALTRHVRADGHVLNWRDRAAAAERATPAEVVTLGAGVVG, from the coding sequence ATGACAGGGGTACGGGTGGCGGCGGCGGCGTATGGGGTGGACTTTCTGCCCGACTGGGCCGCCTACGAGGCGAAGATCGGCGCGTGGGTGCAGGACGCGGCGGATGCGGGCGCGGAACTGCTGGTCTTTCCTGAATACGCGGCGCTGGAGCTGGTCGCCCTGCTGCCCGCCGAACTGCACCACGACGTGCTGGGCATGCGCCCCGCGTTGCAGAAATTTTTGCCGGAGTTCCTGGCCCTGCACGCCCGGCTGGCGCGGCAGCACGCGGTCTGCATCGTGGCGGGCAGCGTGCCGGTCGCGCACGCGGTCGGCTACGTCAACCGCGCCCACGTCTTCGCGCCGGACGGCACGCATAGCTGGCAGGACAAACTGTTGATGACCCGTTTCGAGGCCGAGGAATGGCAGATCTCCCCCGGCGCGGGCGTGCGCGTCTTCGCGCTGGGCCTGCGCGGCGGCGCGACGCTGCGTTTCGGCGTCGCCACCTGCTACGACAGCGAGTTTCCCGGTCTGGCCCGCCGGCTGGCCGAGGGCGGCGCCGAACTGCTGCTGGTGCCGTCCTTCACCGGCAGCCGTGCCGGCTTTACCCGCGTGCGGGTGGGCAGCATGGCCCGCGCCCTGGAGGGCCAGTGCTACGCGGTGCACGCTCCGCTGATCGCCGACGCGCCGTGGTCCTACGCGCTGGAGGACGCCGTGGGCCGCGCCTCGGTCTACGCCCCCGCCGACGACGGCCTACCGGAGGACGGCGTGGTGGCCGAGGGCGGCTGGAATGAACCGGGCTGGCTGATCCGTGACCTCGATCTGGCCCTGACCCGCCACGTGCGCGCGGACGGCCACGTGCTGAACTGGCGGGACCGTGCGGCGGCGGCAGAGCGGGCCACCCCCGCCGAAGTCGTGACCCTGGGGGCGGGCGTTGTCGGGTGA
- a CDS encoding 5-formyltetrahydrofolate cyclo-ligase, producing MDPSVTPGAYREQLWTALLRARACAYPLPPHGHHPNFSRARQAARELLAHPQVAGLRTLIVGPDRVLAPLRKLALEAGVTLYVPHQKRVAQHGQVWYWRLTSPAGARLSAMPGVGEPALYVPGRAGLEGAQAAVLGSVAVGRDGARLGKGFGWGARGLGLGLPEFTLAHPLMLSPTLPCPADSRVALIGTPDGVLEPATP from the coding sequence GTGGACCCTTCCGTCACGCCCGGCGCGTACCGGGAACAGCTCTGGACGGCCCTGCTGCGGGCGCGGGCCTGCGCCTACCCGCTGCCGCCGCACGGGCACCATCCCAATTTCAGCCGCGCCCGGCAGGCGGCCCGCGAGCTGCTGGCCCATCCACAGGTGGCCGGGCTGCGGACCCTGATCGTCGGGCCGGACCGCGTGCTGGCCCCGCTGCGCAAGCTGGCGCTGGAAGCCGGAGTCACGCTGTACGTGCCCCACCAGAAGCGGGTGGCGCAGCACGGGCAGGTGTGGTACTGGCGGCTGACGAGTCCAGCGGGCGCCCGCCTGAGTGCCATGCCGGGCGTGGGCGAGCCGGCGCTGTACGTGCCGGGCAGGGCCGGGCTGGAGGGTGCCCAGGCCGCCGTGCTGGGCAGCGTGGCGGTGGGCCGCGACGGCGCGCGGCTGGGCAAGGGCTTCGGCTGGGGGGCGCGCGGCCTGGGCCTGGGACTTCCCGAGTTCACCCTGGCCCACCCGCTGATGCTGAGCCCCACGCTGCCGTGCCCCGCCGACTCCCGCGTGGCCCTGATCGGCACGCCGGACGGGGTGCTGGAACCGGCGACTCCCTAG
- a CDS encoding DinB family protein, producing MTKSSSSKALVPALITVAGVGLAAGAAYLARQRKEEVKEFVVSRVLEAPAGRSSYTDLGQGLERGGIALAGRAARAADTPANREVLSHIIGIERWGQNRLRMALGQRAHDSDSYHAYRPAPDASLNDLRNLLSQTRAGTVDLARQLHTNPPEEGATVNHNGLGPLTAKAWLRYLTQHADLESRRLRGEKEGGRAQDEVMPEAAPS from the coding sequence ATGACCAAGTCGAGCAGCAGCAAGGCCCTCGTTCCCGCCCTGATCACGGTGGCGGGGGTGGGACTGGCCGCCGGGGCCGCGTACCTGGCCCGCCAGCGCAAGGAAGAGGTCAAGGAATTCGTGGTCTCGCGGGTGCTGGAAGCCCCGGCCGGGCGCAGCAGCTACACCGATCTGGGTCAGGGCCTGGAGCGCGGCGGCATCGCGCTGGCCGGACGTGCCGCGCGGGCCGCCGACACCCCGGCCAACCGCGAGGTGCTGTCGCACATCATCGGCATCGAGCGCTGGGGCCAGAACCGCCTGCGGATGGCGCTGGGGCAGCGGGCGCACGACTCCGACAGCTACCACGCCTACCGCCCCGCGCCGGACGCCAGCCTGAACGATTTACGCAACCTGCTGTCGCAGACCCGCGCCGGCACCGTCGATCTGGCCCGGCAGCTGCATACAAACCCGCCGGAAGAGGGCGCCACCGTGAACCACAATGGCCTGGGGCCGCTGACCGCCAAGGCGTGGCTGCGCTACCTGACCCAGCACGCGGACCTGGAAAGCCGCAGGTTGCGCGGTGAGAAGGAGGGCGGCCGCGCCCAGGACGAGGTGATGCCGGAGGCCGCGCCCTCCTGA
- a CDS encoding PilT/PilU family type 4a pilus ATPase, whose product MSVLNSILTAIVRDRASDIHLRAGSAPAGRVNGSIKRYGDGRLTPEHVADFAREMMPGAMWTLFQDRREADFAYGIAGLARFRVNAYYQRGTVGLIMRVIEDKAIPTFEQLGLPQGTFTELTQHERGLVLVTGPTGSGKTTTLASMIDHINATQPVNIVTLEDPIEVLHRDRVAMISQRELGMDTLSFSAGLRASMRQDPDVILIGEMRDKETVEAALSAAQTGHLVFSTLHTQDAVRTVNRIIDFFAPHERLQVRQSLSESVVGIVSQRLLPRQGGGRVLGMEILLGTPTVRECIKDPERTEEIKQALLEGGARGMQTFDQHLARLVQDGHMTVEDAMATATSPHELKILLMQRQFV is encoded by the coding sequence ATGAGTGTTCTCAATTCCATATTGACGGCCATCGTGCGGGACCGGGCCAGCGACATTCACCTGCGGGCGGGCAGCGCCCCGGCGGGCCGGGTCAACGGCTCGATCAAGCGTTACGGCGACGGCCGCCTGACCCCCGAACACGTCGCCGACTTTGCGCGCGAAATGATGCCGGGCGCGATGTGGACCCTGTTTCAGGACCGCCGCGAGGCCGATTTCGCCTACGGCATCGCCGGGCTGGCCCGTTTCCGGGTCAACGCCTACTACCAGCGCGGCACGGTGGGATTGATCATGCGCGTGATCGAGGACAAGGCCATTCCCACCTTCGAGCAGCTGGGGCTGCCGCAGGGCACCTTCACCGAGCTGACCCAGCACGAGCGCGGCCTGGTGCTGGTCACCGGCCCCACCGGTTCGGGCAAGACCACCACGCTCGCCAGCATGATCGATCACATCAACGCGACGCAGCCGGTGAACATCGTGACCCTGGAAGACCCCATCGAGGTGCTGCACCGCGACCGCGTGGCCATGATCAGCCAGCGCGAACTGGGCATGGACACCCTGAGCTTCTCGGCGGGGCTGCGCGCCAGCATGCGCCAGGACCCCGACGTGATCCTGATCGGCGAGATGCGCGACAAGGAAACCGTGGAGGCTGCCCTGAGCGCCGCGCAGACCGGGCATCTGGTGTTTTCCACGCTGCACACCCAGGACGCGGTGCGGACGGTCAACCGCATCATCGACTTCTTCGCGCCGCACGAACGCCTGCAGGTGCGCCAGAGCCTCTCGGAGAGCGTGGTGGGCATCGTGAGCCAGCGCCTGCTGCCGCGTCAGGGCGGGGGCCGGGTGCTGGGCATGGAGATCCTGCTGGGCACCCCCACCGTCCGCGAGTGCATCAAGGATCCCGAACGCACCGAGGAGATCAAGCAGGCGCTGCTGGAAGGCGGCGCGCGTGGCATGCAGACGTTCGATCAGCATCTGGCGCGGCTGGTGCAGGACGGCCACATGACAGTCGAGGACGCCATGGCCACCGCCACCAGCCCGCACGAATTGAAGATCCTGCTGATGCAGCGCCAGTTCGTGTAA
- the argB gene encoding acetylglutamate kinase → MIIKYGGNAMKSPELRRAVAAEIAALRGEHLPVVVHGGGPFIERELAARGLSSTFKDGLRVTPPELMDVVEMALCALNKRLSQEVGQAVGLMGRDSDLLRAETFDPALGRVGRVTGVNAGLLRTLLGAGLTPVLGCVAVGPDGEALNVNADTAAGAVAGALGQGIIFLTDVDGVYRDYPDPASRAAQLSRAEAEAGIAAGWIAGGMIPKVRAALDALERGAPFATIASGMTAGVLAAAARGEAGTRLTP, encoded by the coding sequence ATGATCATCAAGTACGGCGGCAACGCCATGAAAAGCCCGGAACTGCGCCGCGCGGTGGCCGCCGAGATCGCGGCCCTGCGCGGCGAGCACCTGCCGGTGGTGGTGCACGGCGGCGGCCCCTTTATCGAGCGGGAGCTGGCGGCGCGGGGCCTGAGCAGCACATTCAAAGACGGACTGCGCGTCACGCCCCCGGAGCTGATGGACGTGGTGGAGATGGCGCTGTGCGCCCTGAACAAGCGCCTGAGCCAGGAGGTGGGGCAGGCGGTGGGGCTGATGGGCCGCGACAGTGATCTGCTGCGCGCCGAGACGTTCGATCCGGCGCTGGGCCGGGTGGGGCGCGTGACCGGGGTGAATGCCGGGCTGCTTCGGACCCTGCTGGGGGCAGGCCTGACCCCGGTGCTGGGTTGCGTCGCCGTGGGGCCGGACGGCGAGGCGCTGAACGTGAACGCCGACACCGCTGCCGGGGCAGTGGCCGGGGCGCTGGGCCAGGGCATCATCTTCCTGACCGACGTGGACGGGGTGTACCGCGACTACCCCGATCCGGCCAGCCGCGCCGCCCAGCTGTCCCGCGCCGAGGCCGAGGCCGGCATCGCGGCGGGCTGGATCGCCGGGGGCATGATTCCCAAGGTGCGCGCGGCGCTGGACGCCCTGGAACGCGGCGCGCCATTTGCCACCATTGCCAGCGGCATGACGGCCGGCGTGCTGGCGGCAGCCGCGCGCGGCGAGGCCGGGACGCGCCTCACGCCCTGA